In one Paraburkholderia azotifigens genomic region, the following are encoded:
- a CDS encoding phosphate/phosphite/phosphonate ABC transporter substrate-binding protein: protein MNKIAALPMYNVSPALAADWHALLADVLRRVEPAAAIVERDDLHAFWRRPDLLLSQTCGYPYVLGLNEYVQLIATPEFDAPGCDGANYSSVIVTRSDAPSDSIEACRGARAAFNAADSNSGYNALRHTVAPYARDGRFFGETRETGSHLGSLHAVADNRADVAAIDCVTMAFARDAYPELTGRLRGIGYTRSSPGLPLIASKHVSREQAGALRAALHEALTTDHERARRLKLKSFANLPPEAYDSIRQMESEARVANYARLA, encoded by the coding sequence ATGAACAAGATCGCCGCCCTGCCGATGTACAACGTCTCGCCCGCGCTCGCAGCCGACTGGCACGCGCTGCTCGCTGACGTGCTGCGCCGTGTCGAACCCGCCGCCGCGATCGTCGAACGGGACGATCTGCACGCGTTCTGGCGGCGTCCCGATCTGCTGCTGTCACAGACTTGCGGCTATCCGTACGTGCTCGGTCTGAACGAGTATGTGCAACTGATTGCGACACCCGAATTCGACGCACCAGGCTGCGACGGTGCGAACTATTCGAGCGTGATCGTGACGCGCAGCGACGCGCCATCCGATTCGATCGAAGCCTGCCGCGGCGCGCGCGCCGCCTTCAATGCCGCCGATTCGAACAGCGGCTACAACGCCTTGCGGCACACGGTGGCGCCGTATGCACGCGATGGCAGGTTCTTCGGCGAGACACGGGAGACAGGCTCACATCTCGGCTCGCTGCATGCCGTAGCGGACAATCGGGCGGACGTCGCTGCGATCGATTGCGTCACGATGGCTTTCGCGCGCGACGCGTATCCCGAACTGACAGGCCGTTTGCGCGGCATCGGTTACACGCGCTCATCGCCCGGACTGCCGTTGATCGCATCGAAGCATGTTTCGCGCGAACAGGCGGGCGCATTGCGCGCCGCGTTGCATGAAGCGTTGACGACGGATCATGAACGCGCGCGCCGCCTGAAACTCAAGAGCTTCGCAAACTTGCCGCCCGAAGCCTACGACAGCATCCGTCAAATGGAAAGCGAGGCGCGCGTAGCGAACTACGCGCGCCTCGCATGA